A genomic window from Glycine max cultivar Williams 82 chromosome 17, Glycine_max_v4.0, whole genome shotgun sequence includes:
- the LOC100811389 gene encoding putative ubiquitin-conjugating enzyme E2 38 encodes MANTKDIERFDVVSDDSDHYFLSAVGPNPYSFTNARSDVHKRIMMEWKILANNNLPESIYVRVYANRIDLLRAVIVGAAGTPYHDGLFFFDIAFPHDYPFHPPEVHYRSYGFSLNPNLYNNGHVCLSLINTWVGKSTEKWDPCGSTVLQLLLSLQALVLNDKPFFNDFWCEMIGRGRGLFEKKSLAYNDTVFALNCKTILGLLRHPPRNFQTFVVGHFRNRARAILGACDDYANGRVRVGRYSEDGDGEASDRRVRVSEKFRESMRVLYPQLLEIFLRCGAFSQSDAERYLKMERTNVLSKNMGNVTNRTYRVLVRKVIGKIRKLYASKLISC; translated from the coding sequence ATGGCAAACACCAAAGACATTGAACGGTTCGACGTCGTTTCGGACGATTCCGACCACTACTTTCTATCAGCAGTTGGTCCGAATCCATATTCCTTCACCAACGCAAGAAGCGACGTGCACAAAAGGATCATGATGGAGTGGAAAATTCTTGCCAACAACAACCTTCCTGAATCCATCTACGTTCGCGTTTACGCCAACCGCATCGATTTGCTCAGGGCAGTGATCGTAGGCGCCGCAGGCACACCCTACCACGATGGACTCTTCTTTTTCGACATCGCGTTCCCACACGATTACCCGTTTCACCCTCCAGAGGTCCATTATCGCTCCTACGGCTTCTCCCTCAACCCCAACCTATACAACAACGGACACGTGTGCCTGAGCCTCATCAATACGTGGGTAGGGAAAAGTACCGAGAAGTGGGACCCATGTGGCTCCACCGTTCTTCAGCTGCTGTTGTCGCTCCAAGCCCTCGTCCTAAACGACAAGCCGTTTTTCAACGACTTTTGGTGCGAGATGATTGGGCGTGGCCGCGGGCTCTTCGAGAAGAAGTCACTGGCTTACAACGACACCGTCTTCGCTCTTAACTGCAAAACCATCTTGGGCTTGCTTCGACACCCGCCGCGAAACTTTCAAACATTCGTCGTCGGGCATTTCCGTAATCGAGCACGTGCGATTCTGGGCGCGTGCGACGACTACGCGAATGGGCGCGTGAGAGTTGGGCGATACAGTGAAGACGGTGACGGTGAGGCTTCTGATAGGAGAGTCAGGGTTTCGGAGAAATTCAGGGAGTCAATGCGAGTGTTGTATCCTCAGCTCTTGGAGATATTTCTACGGTGCGGTGCTTTTTCGCAGAGTGATGCGGAACGCTACTTGAAGATGGAAAGAACTAATGTGTTGTCCAAAAATATGGGGAATGTTACTAACAGAACGTACAGGGTTCTTGTGAGGAAGGTGATTGGGAAGATAAGGAAGCTTTATGCTTCAAAGTTGATATCATGTTAG
- the LOC112999964 gene encoding putative ubiquitin-conjugating enzyme E2 38 gives MLQVLVSIQALVLNEKPYYNEPGVASSESASHVYNENAFLITCKTSYLLLRIPPSERFGFSQACNEYANGCMSVGYYSSDFPRPSKSDTSFSGVQGEDH, from the coding sequence ATGCTCCAAGTGTTGGTCTCCATTCAAGCACTGGTTCTGAACGAGAAACCGTATTATAACGAGCCTGGTGTTGCGTCCTCCGAGTCGGCATCACATGTCTACAATGAGAACGCGTTTCTTATTACCTGCAAAACCTCCTATCTTCTGCTTCGGATCCCTCCCAGCGAGCGTTTCGGATTCTCTCAGGCCTGCAACGAGTACGCGAATGGGTGCATGAGTGTTGGCTATTACTCTTCTGACTTTCCTCGTCCGTCTAAGTCGGATACAAGTTTCTCAGGTGTTCAAGGTGAAGATCATTGA
- the LOC100810844 gene encoding probable ubiquitin-conjugating enzyme E2 24 — protein MEVKTNEFGHFDVVSDDSDHHFLGSNNGKCFYDSNSKVYRTIMKEWKILEQSLPESIYVRVYERRIDLMRAVIVGTAGTPYHDGLFFFDIMFPSDYPKHPPMLHFHSFGYRINPNLYINGKVCLSLLNTWNGKGTEMWDPSKSTMLQVLVSIQGLVLNKNPYFNEPLRLFDSESKSRVYNENAFIITCYTSFLLLQRPLRNFEAFVSAHFCERAFPILSACSDYVNGRVEVGYYSSDLRSSSSTVRVSREFKEKMIQFYPKLFQAFRLKGASVGGLVEHLELEIEQSEKKSSGGGQRQQLKNKSRRIFKKVMEKIKQTLGWKKKSQIEGRDRSLQSS, from the coding sequence atggaagtaAAGACGAATGAGTTTGGGCACTTCGACGTCGTTTCGGATGACTCAGATCACCACTTTCTGGGTTCAAATAATGGAAAATGCTTCTATGATTCAAATAGTAAAGTCTACAGAACCATTATGAAAGAGTGGAAAATCCTGGAGCAAAGCTTACCCGAATCAATCTACGTGCGTGTCTACGAGCGACGCATTGATCTAATGAGGGCCGTGATCGTAGGTACCGCGGGCACACCTTACCACGATGGTCTCTTCTTCTTCGACATCATGTTCCCCTCTGATTACCCTAAACACCCTCCAATGCTGCATTTCCATTCCTTCGGGTACCGAATCAACCCAAATCTCTACATCAACGGCAAAGTGTGTTTGAGCCTTCTGAACACGTGGAACGGGAAAGGAACGGAGATGTGGGACCCATCCAAGTCGACGATGCTCCAAGTGCTGGTCTCCATCCAAGGACTCGTTCTCAACAAGAACCCTTACTTTAACGAGCCTCTGCGTCTCTTCGATTCTGAGAGCAAGTCACGTGTCTACAACGAGAACGCGTTCATCATTACTTGCTACACCTCCTTCCTTCTGCTTCAGAGGCCGCTCCGAAACTTCGAAGCATTCGTCAGTGCCCATTTTTGCGAGCGGGCGTTTCCGATTCTCTCTGCCTGCAGCGACTACGTGAACGGGCGCGTGGAAGTTGGGTACTATTCTAGTGACCTGCGTTCGTCTTCGTCAACGGTACGAGTTTCAAGGGaattcaaggagaagatgatacAGTTTTACCCTAAGCTTTTTCAAGCGTTTCGACTGAAAGGTGCTTCTGTGGGGGGTTTGGTCGAACACTTGGAGTTGGAGATTGAGCAATCCGAAAAGAAAAGTAGCGGCGGCGGGCAAAGGCAGCAATTGAAGAACAAAAGCAGAAGAATCTTCAAGAAGGTCATGGAAAAGATCAAACAAACTTTGGGATGGAAGAAAAAGAGCCAGATTGAAGGGAGAGATCGCAGTCTTCaaagttcttaa
- the LOC100810318 gene encoding putative ubiquitin-conjugating enzyme E2 38, producing MQQPLRNAIEVTTNEFGQFDVVSDDSDHHFLGSEKGKCFTDSKSEAYRTIMREWRILEHNLPESIYVRVYERRIDLMRAVIVGAAGTPYHDGLFFFDILFPSDYPKHPPKLHFDSFGLQVNPNLHPSGEVCLSLLNTWYGKKREKWDPSGSTMLQVLLSLQSLVLNENPYFNEPGATTLGRLINLESTSRVYNEDVFTQTCKISFHLLQDPPRNFEAFVSAHFRERASLILAACNEYANGRVRVGYYSSDHLPPLSRVQVSRSFKKQMIEFYPLLLRAFRQNDNASLGGFVQHLELETEESEYKSTEIIEEVVNKIVIGSLIFLICLVSYLLLKRLVF from the coding sequence ATGCAACAACCATTGAGAAACGCCATTGAAGTAACGACAAATGAGTTCGGGCAATTCGACGTGGTTTCAGATGATTCAGATCACCACTTTCTGGGTTCAGAGAAGGGAAAATGCTTCACCGATTCAAAGAGTGAAGCGTACCGCACCATCATGAGAGAGTGGAGAATCCTGGAGCATAACTTGCCCGAATCAATCTACGTGCGTGTCTACGAGCGACGCATTGATCTAATGAGGGCCGTGATTGTAGGTGCTGCCGGCACACCGTACCACGATGGTCTCTTCttcttcgacattttgttcCCTTCTGATTACCCGAAGCACCCTCCAAAGCTGCATTTTGACTCTTTCGGGCTCCAAGTCAACCCAAATCTTCACCCCAGCGGCGAAGTGTGCTTGAGCCTTCTCAACACGTGGTACgggaaaaagagggagaagtgGGACCCATCAGGGTCGACCATGCTCCAAGTGTTGCTCTCCTTACAAAGTCTGGTTCTGAACGAGAACCCATACTTTAACGAGCCTGGTGCAACTACATTGGGGCGTTTAATAAACTTGGAGAGCACGTCACGTGTGTACAACGAGGACGTGTTCACCCAAACCTGTAAAATTTCCTTCCATCTGCTTCAGGATCCGCCTCGGAACTTTGAAGCCTTTGTCAGTGCCCATTTTCGCGAGCGAGCGTCACTGATTCTCGCGGCCTGCAATGAGTACGCGAATGGCCGCGTGAGAGTTGGGTATTACTCTTCTGATCACTTGCCTCCTTTGTCAAGGGTACAAGTTTCACGGAGTTTCAAGAAGCAGATGATAGAGTTTTACCCTCTGCTTCTTCGAGCGTTTCGACAGAACGATAATGCTTCTTTGGGGGGTTTCGTCCAACACTTGGAGCTGGAGACGGAGGAATCCGAATACAAAAGCACTGAAATCATCGAGGAGGTCGTCAACAAGATAGTTATCGGTTCTTTAATCTTCTTAATTTGTCTTGTTTCTTATTTATTACTGAAAAGGTTGGTATTTTAA
- the LOC100809788 gene encoding probable enoyl-CoA hydratase 1, peroxisomal produces MDGQSPEKLILVKRESNGVALVMINRPGSLNSLTRPMMVDLAQAFKRLDRDESVRVVILTGSGRSFCSGVDLTSAEDVFKGDVKDPESDPVVQMELCRKPIIGAIRGFAVTAGFEIALACDILVAAKGSKFMDTHARFGIFPSWGLSQKLSQIIGANKAREVSLSATPLTAEVAERLGLVNHVIEEAELLKKSREIADAIVKNNQDLVLRYKAVINDGLKLDLGRALSLEKERAHDYYNGMTKEQFRKMQEFIAGRSSKKQSKL; encoded by the exons ATGGATGGGCAATCGCCGGAGAAACTGATTCTGGTGAAGCGCGAGTCAAACGGCGTCGCACTGGTGATGATTAATCGTCCCGGTTCCCTTAACTCGCTGACCCGGCCCATGATGGTGGACCTGGCCCAGGCTTTCAAGAGACTCGACCGGGACGAGTCGGTGCGGGTCGTCATATTAACCGGGTCGGGCCGGTCTTTCTGTTCTGGCGTGGATCTCACTTCGGCAGAGGACGTGTTCAAGGGCGATGTGAAGGACCCTGAGAGCGACCCGGTGGTGCAAATGGAGCTCTGCCGCAAGCCAATCATCGGAGCCATCCGAGGTTTCGCCGTCACTGCTGGCTTCGAAATTGCCCTCGCCTGTGACATCTTGGTTGCTGCCAAGGGATCTAAGTTCATGGACACTCATGCTAG GTTTGGGATATTTCCTTCGTGGGGTTTGTCTCAGAAGCTTTCGCAGATCATAGGGGCCAATAAAGCCCGGGAGGTATCTCTCTCGGCCACACCTTTGACTGCAGAGGTAGCTGAGAGGTTGGGTTTGGTGAACCATGTCATTGAAGAGGCTGAATTGTTGAAGAAAAGCAGGGAAATTGCGGATGCCATTGTGAAAAATAACCAAGACTTGGTTTTGAGGTACAAGGCGGTCATCAATGATGGCCTCAAGCTGGATCTTGGCCGCGCACTTTCTCTTGAAAAG GAGAGGGCTCATGACTATTATAACGGAATGACGAAGGAGCAATTCAGGAAGATGCAGGAATTCATAGCTGGTCGAAGTTCCAAGAAACAGTCCAAATTGTAG